The following proteins are co-located in the Siansivirga zeaxanthinifaciens CC-SAMT-1 genome:
- a CDS encoding LytR/AlgR family response regulator transcription factor, with translation MTLNCVVVDDSAIQRLSIVKLVENHPSLNLIAEYSSALETKNGLNSHQVDLIFLDIEMPVLNGFELLDVLNNKPQIIFVTGKTEYAFKAFNYDATDYLHKPITRERFNISVEKALEHHKISQDFNEEEGEHIFVKSNLKKRKVYIKDIKWIEALGDYVKLVTEDTSLVVLSTMKSFEKELPENKFLRIHKSYIVNLDKIDRFNSKNVEVGAYEIPLSRNKKTQLVDALNNI, from the coding sequence ATGACTTTAAACTGTGTAGTAGTAGACGATTCGGCCATACAACGTCTCTCCATTGTTAAGCTTGTAGAGAATCACCCCTCTCTTAACTTAATTGCAGAGTACAGTAGCGCCCTAGAGACCAAAAATGGTTTAAATAGCCACCAGGTAGATTTAATTTTTTTAGACATAGAAATGCCTGTTCTAAACGGATTTGAGCTACTTGATGTACTAAACAACAAACCCCAAATTATTTTTGTAACCGGTAAAACAGAATATGCTTTTAAAGCATTTAATTACGATGCTACCGATTATTTACACAAACCAATTACCAGAGAACGCTTTAATATTTCTGTAGAAAAAGCTTTAGAACACCACAAAATTTCTCAAGACTTTAACGAAGAAGAAGGTGAACACATTTTTGTGAAAAGTAACCTTAAAAAACGTAAAGTATATATTAAAGACATTAAATGGATTGAAGCCCTTGGTGATTATGTGAAATTAGTAACAGAAGACACGAGTTTAGTAGTACTTTCTACTATGAAGTCTTTTGAAAAAGAATTACCAGAAAATAAATTTTTGAGAATTCACAAATCTTATATTGTAAATCTTGATAAAATTGACAGGTTTAACAGTAAAAACGTTGAAGTGGGTGCTTATGAAATTCCGTTAAGCAGGAATAAAAAAACACAACTGGTTGATGCTTTAAATAATATTTAA
- a CDS encoding YihY/virulence factor BrkB family protein: protein MTKHIEDKLEKIPVVNVFVRFLKRIKLPGLEGLSFYELLELYITGIVKGALTTRASAIAFSFFTALFPFLLFVLIIIPHVPIDDFKIEFLRFLESFLPPNTSDFFFENIFLNIDQSQQGGLLSSVFILSIALMANGVNAAFSGFENSYHEQLTRNGFRQYFYALGVAIILAFLLILTIVVLGYFQIYVVQKLLETLENRGYQVKSQTVFWYNVAKYVFFVFMVYIATATLYYFGTKEGKISRFFSAGALFTTTLIILSSFLFGIYIENFSNYNKLYGSIGGLLILLFYLWLNANILLLGYELNASLNKLRQRK from the coding sequence ATGACCAAACACATAGAAGACAAGCTAGAAAAAATTCCAGTAGTAAATGTCTTTGTTAGGTTTTTAAAAAGGATAAAGTTACCCGGTTTAGAAGGTCTTTCGTTTTACGAATTACTCGAATTATACATTACTGGTATTGTTAAAGGAGCGCTAACAACCCGAGCCAGCGCCATTGCATTTAGTTTTTTTACGGCTTTATTTCCTTTTTTATTATTTGTTTTAATTATTATACCTCATGTACCAATAGATGATTTTAAAATAGAATTTTTACGATTTTTAGAATCTTTTTTACCGCCCAATACCTCCGATTTTTTCTTTGAGAATATTTTCTTAAACATCGATCAGTCGCAACAAGGCGGGTTGTTATCTTCTGTTTTTATTCTGTCTATTGCCTTAATGGCTAACGGAGTTAATGCAGCCTTTTCTGGTTTCGAAAACTCATATCATGAACAATTAACACGCAACGGTTTTAGACAGTACTTTTATGCTTTAGGAGTTGCAATTATTTTAGCATTTTTGCTAATTTTAACTATTGTTGTTCTAGGATATTTTCAAATTTATGTTGTTCAAAAATTGCTGGAAACTCTGGAAAATCGAGGGTATCAAGTAAAATCGCAAACCGTTTTTTGGTATAACGTAGCAAAATATGTGTTTTTTGTTTTTATGGTGTATATCGCCACGGCAACGCTATACTATTTTGGCACAAAAGAAGGTAAAATTTCTAGATTCTTTTCGGCGGGGGCTTTATTTACAACCACACTTATTATTTTATCGTCCTTTTTGTTTGGTATTTATATTGAGAATTTTTCAAATTACAACAAGCTTTACGGCTCCATTGGAGGGTTGTTAATTTTACTATTCTATTTGTGGTTAAATGCTAATATTTTGCTGTTGGGTTATGAGTTAAATGCATCATTAAATAAACTAAGACAAAGAAAATAG
- the rpsR gene encoding 30S ribosomal protein S18 encodes MSSIEQQSKGKKDGEIRYLTPLNIDTNKQKKYCRFKKSGIKYVDYKDPDFLLKFVNEQGKILPRRLTGTSLKFQRKVSVAVKRARHLALMPYVADLLK; translated from the coding sequence ATGTCATCTATAGAACAACAATCTAAAGGAAAAAAAGACGGAGAAATTAGATATTTAACTCCTCTTAACATAGACACAAACAAACAAAAGAAATACTGTCGTTTTAAAAAGTCTGGTATTAAATACGTAGATTACAAAGATCCAGATTTCTTATTAAAGTTTGTAAACGAGCAAGGTAAAATTTTACCAAGACGTTTAACAGGTACATCTTTAAAGTTTCAAAGAAAAGTGTCTGTTGCTGTTAAAAGAGCACGTCACTTAGCTTTAATGCCATACGTAGCCGATTTATTAAAATAA
- the hisS gene encoding histidine--tRNA ligase, translating into MAQKPSIPKGTRDFNPEQVAKRNYIFNTIRSAFETFGFQPIETPSFENSETLMGKYGDEGDRLIFKILNSGDYLSKADATAYTEKDSTKLTSSISEKALRYDLTVPFARYVVQHQNEIEFPFKRYQIQPVWRADRPQKGRFREFYQCDADVVGSDSLWQEVEFIQLYDAVFSALKLEGVTIKINNRKILSGIAEVIGASDKLIDFTVALDKLDKIGEEKVKEEMLSKGISEAGITKLQPLFTLSGSFESQIESLKGILSTSEEGKKGIEELAFINEAISVLGLSTAALSLDVTLARGLNYYTGAIFEVAAPKTVQMGSIGGGGRYDDLTGIFGLNNVSGVGISFGLDRIYLVLEELNLFPETVLKNIEVLFINFGNKEALFCLKAIKQLRLQGINAELYPDAAKMKKQMNHANKRNIPFVVLVGEEEINSETYSLKNMITGEQLKVDLNALIDQIKK; encoded by the coding sequence ATGGCTCAAAAACCAAGCATTCCTAAGGGAACCAGAGACTTTAATCCAGAACAAGTTGCCAAACGTAACTATATATTTAATACCATTCGCAGTGCTTTTGAAACCTTTGGTTTTCAGCCTATTGAAACGCCAAGTTTTGAGAATTCTGAGACCTTGATGGGGAAATATGGCGACGAAGGCGACCGTTTAATTTTTAAGATTTTAAATTCGGGCGATTATTTATCGAAGGCCGATGCTACTGCTTACACAGAAAAAGATTCTACTAAATTAACCTCAAGTATATCAGAAAAAGCGCTGCGTTACGATTTAACCGTTCCGTTTGCACGATATGTTGTTCAGCATCAAAATGAAATTGAATTTCCTTTTAAACGTTACCAAATACAACCGGTTTGGCGTGCCGATAGACCACAAAAAGGGCGTTTTAGAGAGTTTTACCAATGCGATGCCGATGTAGTTGGAAGTGACTCTCTTTGGCAGGAAGTCGAGTTTATTCAGTTATACGATGCGGTATTTTCTGCTTTAAAATTAGAAGGTGTAACGATTAAAATTAACAACCGTAAAATATTATCGGGTATTGCCGAAGTTATTGGCGCTTCAGATAAATTAATCGATTTTACGGTAGCTCTCGATAAATTAGATAAAATAGGCGAGGAGAAGGTGAAAGAAGAAATGCTTTCTAAAGGCATTTCAGAAGCTGGCATCACTAAATTGCAACCATTATTTACCCTTTCGGGTTCTTTTGAATCTCAAATTGAAAGTTTAAAAGGGATATTATCAACTTCAGAAGAAGGAAAAAAAGGCATTGAAGAATTAGCTTTTATTAATGAAGCCATTAGTGTCTTAGGATTATCGACTGCGGCATTAAGTTTAGATGTTACGCTGGCACGCGGATTAAATTATTACACCGGTGCTATTTTTGAAGTTGCTGCACCAAAAACGGTTCAAATGGGTTCTATTGGTGGCGGTGGTCGTTACGACGATTTAACGGGCATTTTTGGTTTAAATAATGTGAGTGGCGTTGGAATTAGTTTTGGACTTGATAGAATTTATTTGGTTTTAGAAGAACTAAATTTGTTTCCAGAAACTGTTTTAAAAAATATTGAAGTGTTATTTATAAATTTTGGTAATAAAGAAGCATTATTTTGTTTAAAGGCCATAAAACAATTACGATTACAAGGGATAAATGCAGAGTTGTATCCTGATGCGGCTAAAATGAAAAAGCAGATGAATCATGCCAACAAACGTAACATTCCGTTTGTTGTTTTAGTAGGTGAGGAGGAAATTAACTCTGAAACCTATTCACTAAAAAATATGATTACCGGAGAACAACTTAAGGTTGATTTAAATGCCTTAATCGATCAAATTAAAAAATAA
- the rpsF gene encoding 30S ribosomal protein S6, which yields MNHYETVFILNPVLSDDQIKETVKKYEDFLVSNGAKMVAKEDWGLKKLAYPIQNKKSGFYHLFEYTVEGEVINALELEFRRDERFMRYLTVTLDKHAISWAERRRVKLKQKA from the coding sequence ATGAATCATTATGAAACTGTTTTCATCTTAAATCCCGTTTTATCTGATGATCAGATAAAGGAAACAGTAAAGAAATACGAAGATTTTCTTGTTTCTAACGGAGCTAAGATGGTAGCTAAAGAAGATTGGGGGCTTAAAAAATTAGCTTACCCAATACAAAACAAGAAAAGTGGTTTTTACCATTTATTTGAGTACACCGTAGAAGGTGAGGTAATTAATGCTTTAGAATTAGAGTTTAGACGTGATGAGCGTTTTATGCGTTACTTAACAGTTACGTTAGACAAACACGCTATTTCTTGGGCAGAGAGAAGAAGAGTTAAACTTAAACAAAAAGCTTAA
- the nadC gene encoding carboxylating nicotinate-nucleotide diphosphorylase — MITQEQFDQEVKSIISNAIREDVGDGDHSSLACIPENAKGRAKLLVKDKGIIGGVNFAKKVFAYVDKNLKIDVLIQDGSEVTYGDIVMYVEGSSQSILKAERTVLNAMQRMSAIATKTKMFVDLLKGTNTTILDTRKTTPGIRVLEKWAVKLGGGENHRFALYDMIMLKDNHIDFAGGITNAVELSKQYLKDTGKDLKIMVEARNLTEVREILTLDGVYRILLDNFDYEDTKTAVKLIGDKCLTESSGNINESTIRYYAECGVNFISCGALTHSVHNMDLSLKAVK; from the coding sequence ATGATAACACAGGAACAGTTTGATCAAGAAGTCAAATCAATAATTTCTAATGCCATAAGAGAAGATGTTGGAGATGGCGATCACAGTTCGTTAGCTTGTATTCCAGAAAATGCTAAAGGAAGAGCAAAACTTTTAGTAAAAGATAAAGGTATTATTGGTGGCGTGAATTTTGCTAAAAAAGTATTTGCGTACGTTGATAAAAATTTAAAAATAGATGTCTTAATTCAAGATGGCTCAGAGGTTACTTATGGAGATATCGTTATGTATGTCGAAGGATCTTCACAATCAATTTTAAAAGCAGAACGTACCGTATTAAATGCTATGCAAAGAATGAGTGCAATAGCTACCAAAACTAAAATGTTTGTTGATTTGTTAAAGGGGACCAACACCACTATTTTAGATACCAGAAAAACAACTCCGGGTATTCGTGTGTTAGAAAAATGGGCTGTAAAACTAGGCGGTGGAGAAAACCACAGATTTGCACTTTATGATATGATTATGCTTAAAGATAACCATATTGATTTTGCAGGCGGTATAACAAATGCTGTTGAACTTAGTAAGCAATATTTAAAAGACACCGGGAAAGATTTGAAAATAATGGTTGAGGCAAGAAACTTAACCGAAGTAAGGGAAATTTTAACCTTAGATGGTGTTTATAGAATTTTGTTAGATAATTTTGATTACGAAGACACTAAAACAGCTGTAAAATTAATTGGAGATAAGTGTTTAACAGAATCGTCTGGTAACATAAATGAATCTACTATTCGATATTACGCAGAATGTGGTGTTAACTTTATTTCTTGTGGTGCTTTAACCCATTCTGTTCATAATATGGACTTAAGTTTAAAAGCTGTAAAATAG
- the rlmH gene encoding 23S rRNA (pseudouridine(1915)-N(3))-methyltransferase RlmH, whose translation MTIKLIAIGKTDNNHLQTLIEDYIKRLNFYIKFAIEIIPDIKNVKNLSESQQKIKEGELILNKLSPTDELILLDENGKQFDSVSFSEYLQKKMNSGIKQLVFVIGGPYGFSDEVYNKSNGKISLSKMTFSHQMIRLFFTEQLYRSFTILKNEPYHHR comes from the coding sequence ATGACTATTAAGCTAATTGCCATTGGCAAAACAGATAACAACCATCTTCAGACGCTTATTGAAGATTATATCAAGCGATTAAATTTTTATATAAAATTCGCAATAGAAATAATTCCAGATATAAAAAACGTTAAAAACCTGAGCGAATCTCAGCAAAAAATAAAAGAAGGTGAGCTTATTTTAAACAAATTATCTCCAACAGATGAGCTCATTCTTTTAGACGAAAATGGAAAACAGTTTGATTCGGTTTCGTTTTCTGAATATTTACAAAAAAAAATGAACTCAGGCATTAAACAACTTGTATTTGTAATAGGCGGCCCTTATGGTTTTTCCGATGAAGTTTACAATAAATCAAATGGGAAAATATCATTATCTAAAATGACATTTTCCCATCAAATGATTCGATTATTTTTTACCGAACAATTATACCGTAGCTTTACGATTTTAAAAAACGAACCGTATCATCACCGTTAA
- a CDS encoding DUF6495 family protein: MKYTRLTKEQLEELHQEFINFLATQSITADEWNNLKVNKPEMAEMELDVFSDLIWEGALNKAEYLEHISPMHMYLFHLGADKMHVIAIILKNDVDITTKEGYNWLRENLMDENVEFSQAKKEYSDDKNLDKFKMIEKGAVITKGDLFKYFDKLIN; the protein is encoded by the coding sequence ATGAAGTATACAAGACTCACAAAGGAACAATTAGAAGAATTACATCAAGAATTTATTAATTTTTTAGCAACCCAATCTATCACAGCCGATGAGTGGAATAACTTAAAAGTTAATAAACCAGAAATGGCAGAAATGGAATTAGACGTTTTTAGCGATTTAATTTGGGAAGGTGCTTTAAATAAAGCTGAATATTTAGAGCATATTTCGCCTATGCACATGTATCTTTTTCATTTAGGAGCCGATAAAATGCATGTTATTGCCATTATTTTAAAAAATGATGTCGACATTACCACTAAAGAGGGTTATAACTGGCTTCGTGAAAATTTAATGGATGAGAATGTAGAGTTTTCGCAGGCTAAAAAAGAATATAGTGACGATAAAAATTTAGATAAATTTAAAATGATTGAAAAAGGCGCGGTTATTACTAAAGGCGATTTGTTTAAATATTTTGATAAGCTCATAAATTAA
- the priA gene encoding replication restart helicase PriA — MEYFIDVIIPVPLQKLFTYSITASEYDFLKVGMRVSVPFGKSKIYTGIVYNIHTEAPIVYEAKEIHQILDETPLVTQNQLNLWQWISSYYMCTLGDVMRAALPNAFVLESETIVTKNAKKVIDEALLKDEEFLIYDALQFQSSLKIQDIVNILGKNNVLPIINRLLEKEAIHVDEEVFEKYKPKLVRYVKLHAQYTSEQALQQLLDDLNRAPKQHKVILTLFSLSATTKKPVKVSDLTTASEATSAVIKALIDKNILEEYYIQTDRIEYSGEENEASKKLNTYQETALNDIQTGFKQHDVVLLHGVTSSGKTEVYVKLIEDALQKKEQVLYLLPEIALTTQLITRLQNYFGEQVAVFHSKYSSQERVEVWNHVLQNSAKAQIILGARSSIFLPFHNLGLIIVDEEHEQSFKQFDPAPRYHARDTAIVLAHIFKAKVLLGSATPSLESYFNAQQNKYGLVEITKRFNDVLMPDMELVDIKEKFKKKCMKGHFSDRLISEMTDTLKEGYQVILFQNRRGFSPIVECNTCGHSPQCPNCDVSLTYHKYQNQLRCHYCGYTMAKLIKCLACGSPDLDNKGFGTEQIETEVKALFPDYKVARMDLDTTRGKYGYEKIITALEQQEIDILVGTQMLTKGLDFRNVKLVGIMNADTMLNFPDFRAHERSFQLMLQVSGRAGRTNVRGKVLIQTYNPHHNILQQVTTNNYIDMYKEQMNDRYNYKYPPVFKQIKITLKHKDYVVVDKASLWFATSLRQVFGDFILGPESPPIARIRNQFHKNILVKIPKKQSLSKTKEAIIKINNSFLSVKDFRSVKVILNVDNF; from the coding sequence ATGGAATATTTTATCGATGTTATTATACCTGTGCCGCTTCAAAAACTATTTACATATAGTATTACGGCTTCAGAATACGATTTTTTAAAAGTAGGTATGCGCGTTTCTGTGCCTTTTGGAAAATCGAAAATTTATACAGGCATCGTATATAACATTCACACCGAAGCCCCCATAGTTTATGAAGCAAAAGAAATTCATCAAATATTAGATGAAACGCCTTTAGTAACACAAAACCAGTTAAACTTATGGCAATGGATTTCAAGCTATTATATGTGTACTTTAGGAGATGTGATGCGAGCGGCTTTGCCAAATGCTTTCGTTCTTGAAAGCGAAACCATTGTTACTAAGAATGCAAAAAAAGTCATAGATGAAGCGCTTTTAAAAGATGAAGAATTTTTAATTTATGATGCATTGCAATTTCAATCGTCATTAAAAATTCAGGATATAGTAAATATTTTAGGGAAGAATAATGTCTTGCCAATTATTAATAGACTTTTAGAAAAAGAGGCCATTCATGTTGATGAAGAAGTTTTTGAGAAATACAAACCCAAGTTAGTTCGTTATGTAAAGCTTCACGCGCAATATACCTCAGAGCAGGCTTTGCAGCAATTATTAGATGATTTAAACAGAGCGCCTAAACAGCATAAAGTTATTCTAACCTTGTTTTCTTTATCTGCAACTACAAAAAAACCTGTAAAAGTTTCCGATTTAACTACGGCAAGTGAGGCTACTTCTGCTGTTATAAAAGCTTTAATAGACAAAAATATTTTAGAAGAATATTATATTCAAACAGACCGAATTGAATATTCTGGTGAAGAAAACGAAGCTTCAAAAAAATTAAATACATATCAAGAAACAGCTTTAAATGATATACAAACAGGCTTTAAACAGCACGATGTTGTTTTGTTGCACGGTGTAACATCATCAGGAAAAACAGAGGTTTATGTAAAACTTATTGAAGATGCTTTGCAAAAGAAAGAGCAGGTTTTATATTTGTTGCCAGAAATTGCGTTAACGACCCAGTTAATAACGCGTTTGCAAAATTATTTCGGAGAACAGGTGGCGGTGTTTCATTCTAAATACTCATCTCAAGAGCGGGTTGAGGTTTGGAATCACGTTTTGCAAAATTCCGCGAAAGCTCAAATAATTTTAGGAGCTCGATCCTCCATTTTTTTACCATTTCATAATTTAGGATTGATCATTGTCGATGAAGAACACGAACAATCTTTTAAGCAGTTTGATCCGGCACCACGCTACCATGCCAGAGATACGGCCATTGTTTTGGCTCATATTTTTAAAGCTAAAGTACTTCTGGGCTCTGCAACTCCAAGCTTAGAAAGTTATTTTAATGCCCAGCAAAACAAATATGGTTTGGTTGAAATTACGAAGCGGTTTAATGATGTTTTAATGCCAGACATGGAGTTGGTCGATATTAAGGAAAAGTTTAAGAAAAAATGTATGAAAGGACATTTTAGTGATAGGCTTATTTCTGAAATGACCGATACATTAAAAGAAGGCTATCAAGTTATTCTTTTTCAAAACCGACGCGGATTTTCTCCCATAGTGGAGTGTAATACCTGTGGCCATTCGCCCCAGTGTCCTAATTGCGATGTGAGTTTAACCTATCACAAATATCAAAATCAATTGCGTTGTCATTATTGTGGTTACACCATGGCAAAACTAATTAAATGTTTAGCCTGCGGAAGCCCCGATTTAGACAATAAAGGCTTTGGCACCGAACAAATTGAAACCGAAGTAAAAGCCTTATTTCCAGATTATAAAGTCGCCAGGATGGATTTGGATACCACACGTGGTAAGTATGGTTACGAAAAAATAATTACAGCTTTAGAGCAGCAGGAAATAGATATTTTAGTTGGCACCCAAATGCTTACTAAAGGACTTGATTTTAGAAATGTGAAGTTGGTTGGTATTATGAATGCCGATACCATGTTAAACTTCCCCGATTTTAGAGCTCACGAACGTAGTTTTCAACTCATGTTGCAGGTTTCTGGTAGGGCAGGACGAACCAATGTAAGAGGTAAGGTTTTAATACAAACGTATAATCCGCATCATAATATTTTGCAACAGGTTACTACAAATAATTATATCGATATGTATAAAGAGCAAATGAACGATCGGTATAATTACAAATATCCGCCAGTTTTTAAGCAAATTAAAATCACTTTAAAACATAAAGATTATGTGGTTGTAGATAAAGCTTCTCTTTGGTTTGCAACGTCTTTAAGACAGGTTTTTGGAGATTTTATTTTAGGACCAGAATCGCCACCCATTGCACGTATTAGAAACCAGTTTCATAAAAATATTTTGGTTAAGATTCCTAAAAAACAATCTTTGTCTAAAACAAAAGAAGCTATTATTAAAATTAATAATAGCTTCTTGAGTGTAAAAGATTTTAGGTCGGTTAAAGTAATTTTAAATGTCGATAACTTTTAG
- the rplI gene encoding 50S ribosomal protein L9 translates to MELILKQDVENLGFKDDVVTVKNGYGRNFLIPQGRAILATSSAKKVLAENLKQRAFKEKKIVDDANKIAEAIKALDIKITSKVGSGDKLFGSVNNIDIAAALEKEGQSIDKKYITVATVKRTGKYNAVVRLHREVTVDLPFEVIAEAN, encoded by the coding sequence ATGGAACTTATATTAAAACAAGACGTTGAAAATTTAGGATTTAAAGACGATGTTGTAACAGTTAAGAACGGTTATGGTAGAAACTTTTTAATTCCTCAAGGACGAGCTATTTTGGCGACGTCTTCAGCTAAAAAAGTATTAGCTGAAAACTTAAAGCAAAGAGCTTTTAAAGAAAAGAAAATTGTTGATGATGCTAACAAAATTGCTGAAGCTATTAAAGCTTTAGACATTAAAATTACATCTAAAGTAGGATCAGGTGATAAATTATTTGGTTCTGTAAACAACATAGATATCGCGGCGGCTTTAGAAAAAGAAGGTCAGTCTATCGATAAAAAATACATTACAGTTGCAACTGTAAAACGTACTGGTAAATACAATGCAGTAGTACGTTTACACAGAGAAGTAACTGTAGATTTACCTTTCGAGGTTATTGCAGAAGCAAACTAA